Proteins from a single region of Desulfovibrio sp. JC022:
- the gpt gene encoding xanthine phosphoribosyltransferase: MSKADRYNKMYPISWEQLHRDCRALSWRLLEKGPFEGILAITRGGLVPAAILARELDIRLIDTVCISTYDWKVQEKKATVLKDFKGDGEGWLLVDDLVDTGGTAKLVREMVPKAHFATIYAKPEGRPLVDTFITEVSQDTWILFPWDSATQFAEPIAKVCQEENN; encoded by the coding sequence TTGTCCAAGGCAGACAGATATAATAAAATGTATCCCATCTCATGGGAACAGCTGCACCGTGATTGCAGGGCTTTGTCCTGGCGGCTGCTTGAAAAAGGTCCTTTTGAAGGCATTCTTGCCATTACCCGTGGCGGACTTGTTCCTGCGGCGATTCTGGCTCGTGAGCTTGATATAAGACTTATCGACACCGTCTGCATTTCCACTTATGATTGGAAAGTTCAGGAAAAGAAAGCCACTGTGCTTAAAGATTTCAAAGGCGATGGCGAAGGTTGGCTTTTGGTGGATGACCTTGTCGACACCGGAGGCACTGCAAAACTGGTCCGGGAAATGGTTCCCAAGGCCCATTTTGCCACTATTTATGCCAAGCCCGAAGGGCGTCCTTTAGTGGACACCTTCATTACTGAAGTGAGTCAGGATACCTGGATTCTTTTTCCGTGGGACAGCGCGACTCAGTTCGCCGAGCCCATTGCGAAGGTTTGTCAGGAAGAAAATAACTAA